From one Idiomarina sp. X4 genomic stretch:
- a CDS encoding PstS family phosphate ABC transporter substrate-binding protein — protein sequence MFQSTLNKTLTGLVAAGTLLFSSLAAAIDDLPEYEKVSGLSGNLSSVGSDTLANMMTFWGEEFKRMYPSVNIQIQAAGSSTAPPALTEGTSSFGPMSRAMKSKEIEAFEKRHGYKPTPVRVAIDALAVFVHKDNPIEGLSIAEVDAIFSSTRKCGANQQVNRWSDLDLGGDWANRDLQLYGRNSVSGTYGYFKEVALCDGDFRANVNEQPGSASVVQSVSTSLNAIGYSGIGYVTSGVKAVPIAKGDGDDFIEASREAALAGKYPLARFLYVYVNKHPNKPLGKAEAEFMKMILSKQGQDIVNKDGYIGLPKQVVEAELKKLGLSH from the coding sequence ATGTTTCAATCAACTTTGAACAAGACATTAACTGGTTTAGTCGCAGCGGGCACGTTACTGTTCAGCTCGCTGGCAGCAGCAATTGACGACCTACCAGAGTACGAAAAAGTCAGCGGTTTATCAGGCAACCTATCGTCAGTGGGCTCTGACACCCTGGCCAACATGATGACGTTCTGGGGCGAAGAGTTTAAGCGCATGTACCCAAGCGTTAACATTCAAATTCAAGCGGCAGGCTCTTCAACTGCGCCGCCGGCATTAACCGAGGGGACGTCAAGCTTTGGCCCAATGAGCCGCGCTATGAAGTCAAAAGAAATTGAAGCGTTTGAGAAGCGTCACGGCTACAAGCCAACCCCAGTGCGAGTTGCTATCGATGCGTTAGCGGTTTTCGTACATAAAGACAACCCAATTGAAGGTTTATCCATTGCGGAAGTCGACGCAATATTCTCGTCAACTCGTAAATGTGGTGCGAACCAGCAAGTCAACCGTTGGAGTGATCTGGACTTAGGCGGTGACTGGGCTAACCGCGACTTACAGCTTTACGGCCGTAACTCGGTATCCGGTACTTATGGTTACTTTAAAGAAGTGGCACTGTGTGACGGTGACTTCCGTGCAAACGTCAACGAACAACCCGGCTCAGCGTCAGTTGTTCAGTCAGTCTCTACATCACTGAATGCGATTGGTTACTCAGGTATTGGTTATGTCACCTCGGGTGTGAAAGCGGTACCGATTGCTAAGGGCGACGGCGACGACTTTATTGAAGCGTCACGTGAAGCCGCATTGGCAGGCAAATATCCGCTGGCACGTTTCCTCTACGTATACGTGAACAAGCACCCGAACAAACCATTAGGTAAAGCAGAAGCTGAGTTCATGAAAATGATTCTGTCAAAACAAGGCCAGGACATTGTGAACAAAGACGGCTATATCGGCTTGCCGAAGCAAGTGGTCGAAGCAGAGCTGAAAAAACTCGGCCTTAGTCACTAA
- the pstB gene encoding phosphate ABC transporter ATP-binding protein PstB, with protein sequence MISVNPSTSNMEKLDLHNLPAEQTALDIKNLDLYYGEDQALHDISMRIPKNRVTAFIGPSGCGKSTLLRCINRMNDLVEICRIDGEIELHGQNIYDKNVDVAALRRRVGMVFQRPNPFPKSIYENVVYGLRLQGVKDKRVLDEAVETSLRGAALWDEVKDRLNASAFSLSGGQQQRLVIARSIAIEPEILLLDEPTSALDPISTLTIEELITELKEKFTVVIVTHNMQQAARVSDQTAFLYMGKMIEYADTDTLFTTPSEKQTEDYITGRYG encoded by the coding sequence ATGATTTCGGTAAACCCGAGTACAAGCAACATGGAAAAGCTGGACTTACACAACTTGCCAGCTGAGCAAACCGCGTTGGATATTAAGAACCTGGACTTATATTACGGTGAAGATCAGGCGTTGCATGATATTTCCATGCGCATTCCAAAAAATCGCGTCACGGCGTTCATCGGGCCGTCAGGTTGCGGTAAATCGACACTGTTGCGGTGCATTAACCGCATGAACGATCTGGTGGAAATTTGCCGTATTGACGGCGAAATAGAGCTGCACGGCCAGAACATATACGACAAAAACGTTGATGTTGCTGCGCTAAGACGCCGCGTTGGTATGGTGTTTCAGCGTCCTAACCCGTTTCCTAAGTCCATTTATGAAAACGTGGTCTATGGCTTGCGCTTGCAAGGCGTAAAAGATAAACGTGTATTAGACGAAGCGGTAGAAACGTCGCTTCGCGGCGCGGCTCTGTGGGACGAGGTTAAAGATCGTCTGAACGCCAGTGCGTTCAGTCTGTCGGGTGGTCAGCAGCAACGTTTGGTTATCGCGCGCTCTATTGCTATTGAACCTGAAATTTTACTGCTCGACGAGCCAACCTCAGCGCTTGACCCAATTTCTACGTTAACGATTGAAGAGCTTATTACCGAGCTGAAAGAAAAATTCACAGTGGTAATTGTTACCCATAACATGCAGCAGGCGGCGCGTGTGTCAGACCAGACCGCATTTTTGTACATGGGTAAAATGATAGAATACGCAGACACTGACACGTTATTTACGACACCGTCGGAAAAGCAAACCGAAGACTACATTACCGGTCGTTACGGCTAA
- the phoR gene encoding phosphate regulon sensor histidine kinase PhoR — MDRDYSNWQSLRNLALFLLPFIFVGWLFDVLWPLLTFALLGLVCWHYFYQQKLIKWLWQSRTLMPPSAPGSWSYIYDGIYRSQRRSQKRRKSLARLLRRFREAAEALPDAAIVFRADGALLWSNKLAQFYFGLRWPDDAGQRLSNLIRHPEFSVYLSKGQFDDALTIPSPVRDSLDIEIRIMPYSEDQYLLVARDVTQVKRLDSMRREFVANVSHELKTPLTVLQGYLEMMEEPEQTPPAMLKKAVENMNAQSDRMANLVDQLLVLSRMETPSDDVFDHEVNVPALLEQLQTEAHRLNEQKQHNLIFKVDPIRIYGKESLLRSAMQNLITNAIRYTPEGGEIEVCWKETSGGVEFSVTDNGKGIPAQHLPRLTERFYRIDEDRNSASGGTGLGLSIVKQAIEHHNAQLDISSTPGKGSCFAFQLPHGLIKS, encoded by the coding sequence ATGGACAGAGACTATTCAAACTGGCAGTCGCTGCGTAATCTCGCTCTCTTTTTGCTGCCGTTTATTTTTGTTGGTTGGCTGTTCGATGTTCTCTGGCCACTGCTGACGTTTGCCTTACTGGGCCTGGTTTGCTGGCATTACTTTTATCAGCAAAAGCTCATTAAGTGGCTGTGGCAAAGTCGTACGCTCATGCCGCCATCGGCGCCGGGTAGCTGGTCCTATATTTACGACGGCATTTATCGTTCGCAACGGCGCAGTCAAAAGCGGCGCAAGTCGTTAGCCCGTTTGTTAAGACGCTTCCGGGAGGCGGCAGAAGCATTGCCGGACGCAGCTATTGTGTTTCGTGCAGACGGTGCTCTGTTGTGGAGCAACAAACTCGCGCAATTTTATTTTGGCCTTCGTTGGCCGGACGACGCAGGACAACGACTTTCCAACCTTATTCGTCATCCGGAATTCTCGGTATACCTTAGTAAAGGGCAGTTTGACGATGCTTTGACGATACCCTCACCGGTGCGTGACAGTCTCGACATCGAAATTCGCATTATGCCTTACAGCGAAGACCAGTACCTATTAGTCGCACGCGATGTTACCCAGGTTAAACGCCTGGACTCTATGCGGCGTGAATTTGTTGCTAACGTATCGCACGAATTAAAAACGCCACTGACTGTGTTGCAGGGTTATCTGGAAATGATGGAAGAGCCGGAGCAAACACCACCGGCGATGCTAAAAAAAGCAGTCGAGAACATGAATGCACAAAGTGATCGCATGGCCAATCTGGTTGACCAACTACTGGTTCTGTCACGCATGGAAACGCCAAGTGATGATGTGTTTGATCACGAAGTTAACGTACCTGCTTTACTGGAACAACTGCAAACAGAAGCTCATCGCCTCAACGAACAGAAGCAGCATAACCTTATATTCAAGGTTGACCCTATTCGTATCTATGGCAAAGAGTCATTGCTGCGCAGCGCCATGCAGAACCTGATCACGAACGCCATTCGTTACACGCCGGAGGGCGGCGAAATAGAGGTGTGCTGGAAAGAAACCTCAGGTGGTGTCGAGTTCAGTGTCACCGATAATGGCAAAGGCATACCCGCGCAGCACCTACCGCGATTGACTGAACGTTTTTATCGTATTGATGAAGACCGTAACAGTGCCAGTGGTGGAACTGGGCTGGGGTTATCTATTGTGAAACAAGCCATCGAACATCATAACGCTCAACTGGATATTAGCAGTACACCGGGCAAAGGCAGTTGTTTTGCATTTCAACTGCCGCACGGATTAATTAAGTCATAA
- a CDS encoding ABC transporter permease subunit encodes MATQSAQQLSANRMRLFKDRFARYGVTAGGVMVLVALLLIFFYLLYVVQPIFESVSLKKVNSFNLPEAGQVEAVGMEEQAEIGYRFLQSGELQFFSLINKNDRRSGDILLSETFVGSEDITSFAKTLPVNKQYAYGLASGEALVVEPKFSVTFPETAATSVTDKVERLITPRFEVKNDGEPLVIDEQGRALEKLAYETDGDGMLFAAAVEKSTLLITHFVAEENFMTGAVTLTPNYTEVPLNTAIDDLVVTPDLRQVIARRGNRVHVFDISISGNVTERELLPMRTRELGNATGMYLLAGASSVLLTHDSGKVSQWFEVPGDDGRQYQFIRSFDAGSPVTNVEVEYYRRTFYTLSENGDMNIFHTTAEADLYRGKPADAEVQAVMVDPRANYLLMKTADGYGLYDVDNEHPEVSWSGLWQEVWYEGYPEPDYTWQSTSGSDDFESKFSLVPISFGTIKAAAYAMLFAVPIGLAAAVYTAYFMSPSVRKYVKPTVEIMEALPTVILGFLAGLWLAPLVEAYLPGFVAVLLLVPLAVILMAALWSQLPTHIKSKVNDGRAAVLLIPVVLAVGWFSFEISTWVEHVVFDGDARRFITNELGVTFDQRNSLVVGIAMGFAVIPTIFSIAEDAVFSVPKHLSNGSLALGATPWQTLTKVVLLTASPGIFSAVMMGLGRAVGETMIVLMATGNTPIMDWNIFEGMRTLSANIAVEMPESEVGSSHYRILFLAAFVLFIFTFFFNTIAEFVRQRLRDKYSSM; translated from the coding sequence ATGGCAACACAATCTGCCCAACAGCTGTCGGCCAATCGCATGCGATTGTTCAAAGACCGTTTCGCACGTTATGGCGTAACGGCTGGCGGCGTTATGGTATTGGTCGCACTGCTTTTGATCTTCTTTTACCTGCTTTATGTGGTGCAGCCGATATTCGAGTCGGTGAGCTTGAAAAAAGTGAACAGTTTTAACTTGCCTGAGGCGGGGCAAGTTGAAGCGGTTGGTATGGAAGAGCAGGCAGAAATTGGTTATCGCTTTTTACAAAGCGGTGAGCTGCAGTTTTTCTCGCTTATCAACAAAAACGATCGTCGTTCAGGTGACATATTACTGAGTGAGACCTTTGTGGGCTCAGAAGACATCACCAGCTTTGCTAAGACTCTGCCAGTGAATAAGCAATACGCTTATGGGTTAGCGTCGGGTGAAGCGCTGGTTGTTGAGCCTAAGTTCTCCGTTACTTTTCCGGAAACGGCGGCAACTTCCGTAACCGATAAAGTGGAACGGCTTATTACGCCAAGGTTTGAAGTGAAAAACGACGGCGAGCCATTAGTTATTGATGAACAAGGCCGGGCACTTGAGAAACTGGCTTATGAGACCGACGGCGACGGTATGTTATTTGCTGCCGCCGTTGAAAAAAGCACTTTGTTGATCACGCACTTTGTTGCCGAAGAAAACTTTATGACAGGCGCCGTCACATTGACGCCGAACTACACCGAAGTTCCTTTAAATACCGCTATTGATGACCTGGTTGTGACGCCAGACTTACGACAGGTTATTGCTCGCCGTGGCAACCGTGTGCATGTATTTGATATCTCGATTAGCGGTAACGTTACTGAGCGTGAATTGTTGCCTATGCGTACGCGCGAGCTGGGTAATGCTACCGGCATGTATCTATTGGCTGGCGCGTCATCGGTATTGTTAACCCACGACTCGGGCAAAGTCTCACAATGGTTTGAAGTACCGGGTGACGACGGACGCCAGTATCAATTTATTCGTAGCTTCGACGCCGGTTCACCGGTAACTAACGTTGAAGTCGAATATTATCGCCGTACGTTCTACACGTTATCTGAAAACGGTGACATGAACATTTTCCACACCACGGCAGAAGCTGACTTATACCGAGGCAAACCCGCCGATGCGGAAGTTCAAGCTGTCATGGTCGATCCGCGAGCCAATTACCTATTAATGAAAACAGCAGACGGTTATGGCCTTTATGATGTCGATAACGAACACCCGGAAGTCAGCTGGAGCGGTTTGTGGCAGGAAGTCTGGTACGAAGGTTACCCTGAACCAGACTACACTTGGCAGTCAACGTCAGGTTCTGACGACTTTGAGTCTAAGTTCAGTTTGGTACCTATTTCGTTCGGTACGATAAAGGCCGCCGCTTACGCGATGCTATTTGCGGTGCCGATTGGCTTAGCCGCAGCGGTTTACACGGCGTATTTTATGTCGCCATCGGTGCGTAAGTACGTTAAACCGACCGTGGAAATTATGGAGGCATTGCCAACGGTTATTCTTGGTTTCCTTGCGGGTTTATGGTTGGCCCCTTTAGTGGAGGCCTACCTCCCGGGGTTTGTCGCCGTGCTACTACTGGTGCCACTGGCCGTTATCTTAATGGCGGCGCTTTGGAGCCAGTTGCCGACTCATATTAAGAGCAAGGTGAATGACGGCCGTGCTGCGGTACTGCTTATTCCTGTTGTTTTGGCGGTGGGCTGGTTCTCCTTTGAAATAAGCACTTGGGTTGAGCACGTGGTGTTTGACGGTGATGCCCGTCGTTTTATCACCAATGAACTGGGCGTTACCTTCGACCAACGTAACTCGCTGGTGGTGGGTATTGCGATGGGCTTTGCGGTTATCCCAACCATTTTCTCCATCGCTGAAGATGCCGTATTCAGCGTACCTAAGCACTTGTCCAACGGTTCATTAGCACTGGGCGCTACGCCGTGGCAAACGTTGACCAAAGTGGTGTTACTTACTGCCAGTCCGGGAATTTTCTCGGCAGTGATGATGGGGCTTGGTCGTGCTGTGGGTGAAACCATGATAGTGCTCATGGCCACGGGTAACACGCCTATTATGGACTGGAACATTTTCGAAGGTATGCGCACCTTGTCTGCCAACATTGCGGTTGAAATGCCAGAGTCGGAAGTGGGCAGCTCGCATTACCGTATTTTGTTCCTGGCAGCCTTTGTGTTGTTCATATTCACCTTCTTCTTTAACACCATTGCTGAATTTGTGCGCCAACGCTTGCGCGACAAATACAGCTCAATGTAA
- the phoB gene encoding phosphate regulon transcriptional regulator PhoB, with product MSRRILIVEDEAPIREMLSFVMEQHGYQAVEAHDFDAAVGKIAEPYPDMVLLDWMLPGGSGIQLAKKIKGDDFTRNIPIIMLTARGEEEDKIKGLEVGADDYITKPFSPKELMARMRAVFRRVAPTVLDEPLEVEGLKLDPVSHRISVADNSVDMGPTEFKLLHFFMTHPERVYSREQLLDHVWGTNVYVEDRTVDVHIRRLRKALADHGYDRLIQTVRGVGYRFSSR from the coding sequence ATGTCGCGTAGAATTCTAATTGTAGAAGATGAAGCACCTATTCGTGAGATGTTGAGCTTTGTTATGGAGCAACACGGCTATCAAGCAGTCGAAGCTCATGATTTTGACGCCGCTGTCGGTAAAATTGCCGAGCCATACCCCGACATGGTATTGCTTGACTGGATGCTTCCCGGTGGCTCAGGCATTCAACTCGCCAAAAAAATTAAAGGCGATGACTTCACCCGCAATATTCCTATTATTATGTTGACCGCTCGTGGTGAAGAAGAAGATAAAATTAAAGGGCTGGAAGTAGGGGCCGACGACTATATTACTAAGCCGTTCTCGCCAAAAGAGCTCATGGCTCGCATGCGTGCCGTATTTAGACGTGTTGCGCCAACAGTATTAGACGAGCCATTGGAAGTTGAAGGGCTTAAGCTGGACCCCGTATCGCACCGCATTTCAGTCGCCGACAACAGCGTCGACATGGGGCCAACTGAATTTAAGCTCCTGCACTTTTTTATGACACACCCAGAGCGGGTGTACAGCCGCGAACAGTTGCTGGACCACGTGTGGGGCACAAACGTGTACGTTGAAGACAGAACGGTTGATGTCCACATTCGCCGCTTACGCAAAGCTCTGGCTGACCATGGTTACGACCGTTTAATCCAGACCGTTCGTGGAGTTGGTTATCGTTTCTCAAGTCGCTAA
- a CDS encoding porin, whose protein sequence is MKKSLIALLIAGATFPAFANDDGTLTVYGRANVSLQSNDTGNGSDTDVVSNSSRFGFKGAAELKNDLEVFYQLEFGVDLADSSDDKDAVTNRNQIVGLRGNFGEVMIGRYDTFLKDSQGSIDAFKDYEADLKSLFVGEERPDNTVTYYSPTYNNFTFGVTYIASGSDAQEDGVSMGLLYGDDKLKKTPFYAAIAVDRDVDGYDTEQLSVHTKLGGFKLGAALQQFESTDGLEDGDGYLLSATYPIDNWVLKGQYQSVDESGESDASFSFGADYHFTGDTRVYAWYTGRECDIATYESRGCGATPGAEQDFFAVGIRHDFSW, encoded by the coding sequence ATGAAAAAGTCTTTAATTGCGTTGTTAATTGCTGGTGCGACTTTCCCGGCGTTTGCGAACGATGACGGTACGTTAACCGTTTACGGTCGAGCTAATGTATCGTTACAAAGCAATGATACAGGAAACGGCTCTGACACCGACGTTGTTAGCAACTCGTCGCGCTTTGGTTTTAAAGGCGCGGCTGAACTGAAAAATGATTTAGAAGTTTTTTACCAGCTTGAGTTTGGTGTTGACTTAGCGGACTCCAGTGATGATAAAGATGCCGTAACTAACCGTAACCAAATCGTCGGTTTACGCGGCAACTTTGGTGAAGTCATGATAGGTCGTTACGACACTTTCCTGAAAGACTCGCAAGGCTCTATCGATGCGTTTAAAGATTACGAAGCGGATTTAAAAAGTTTATTCGTTGGTGAGGAGCGTCCGGACAACACCGTGACCTATTACTCGCCAACCTACAATAACTTCACGTTCGGTGTTACCTATATCGCCTCTGGCAGCGATGCGCAGGAAGACGGCGTGTCGATGGGGTTACTGTACGGTGACGACAAACTGAAGAAAACGCCGTTTTACGCTGCTATTGCGGTTGACCGTGACGTTGACGGTTACGACACTGAACAGTTAAGCGTCCACACTAAATTAGGTGGCTTCAAACTAGGCGCTGCGCTGCAGCAGTTTGAAAGCACCGACGGTCTGGAAGACGGTGACGGTTACTTACTGAGCGCAACCTACCCAATCGATAACTGGGTATTAAAAGGTCAGTACCAGTCGGTCGATGAAAGTGGTGAAAGCGATGCGTCGTTCTCATTCGGTGCGGACTACCACTTTACCGGCGATACTCGTGTATACGCATGGTACACCGGTCGTGAGTGTGACATAGCCACCTACGAAAGCCGCGGCTGCGGTGCAACACCAGGCGCAGAGCAAGACTTCTTCGCTGTTGGCATTCGCCACGACTTCTCCTGGTAA
- the pstA gene encoding phosphate ABC transporter permease PstA, whose product MKKWFRTGKPWIWLTAGSVSVSLIAVIGLVIMIGWRGLSFFWPSAIHEMDIMQADGSTKHIIGEVYDSEVVPTTRLPQSMIELADIESETVTRYLMKIGNREYVPLDFTWVLESLVTEDTTPKDMAVIERSKDGNFYGRITAVTENGDVVASQSDDNFREVMFARVERAVELNEQAMSLQEGEISSINYQLNELTLERRRLELQGELTDQAIAELQAQREQLNADYQVYEKELFDLREQAQRDALVVKDFRGEDVKVPMYRVLDVNFPNDMGFFAKLGHFFQQIGKFVSEDPREANTEGGVFPAIFGTVFMVLLMSIIVTPFGVVAAVYLHEYAGKNPVTKLIRIAVINLAGVPSIVYGVFGLGFFVYMVGGSLDQIFYPEALPNPTFGTPGVLWSAVTLAILTLPVVIVSTEEGLSRIPSSLREGSLSLGATKWETIWRIVLPMASPAIMTGLILAVARAAGEVAPLMLVGVVKSAPMLPVDGNFPYLHLDRKFMHLGFHIYDVGFQSPNVEAARPLVYATSFLLITVIVGLNLTAIGVRNHLREKYRSLEH is encoded by the coding sequence ATGAAAAAGTGGTTTAGAACCGGAAAACCCTGGATTTGGCTAACGGCTGGCTCGGTCAGCGTCAGTCTAATTGCCGTCATTGGGCTGGTTATCATGATTGGCTGGCGCGGTTTGTCATTCTTCTGGCCATCCGCCATTCATGAAATGGACATTATGCAGGCCGATGGCAGCACCAAGCACATTATTGGTGAGGTGTACGACTCGGAAGTGGTTCCGACCACTCGCTTGCCTCAGTCAATGATTGAGCTAGCCGACATAGAGTCAGAAACCGTCACGCGTTACCTCATGAAAATTGGTAACCGCGAATACGTGCCGCTCGACTTTACCTGGGTACTGGAGTCACTGGTTACTGAAGACACCACGCCAAAAGACATGGCGGTCATTGAGCGCAGTAAAGACGGTAACTTCTACGGTCGCATTACTGCCGTGACCGAAAATGGTGACGTTGTTGCGTCGCAAAGTGACGACAACTTTCGTGAAGTCATGTTCGCACGGGTTGAACGAGCGGTCGAGCTGAATGAACAAGCCATGAGTTTACAGGAAGGCGAAATATCGTCTATTAACTACCAGTTGAATGAGCTCACGCTGGAACGCCGTCGCCTGGAGTTACAGGGCGAATTAACCGATCAGGCTATCGCCGAACTGCAGGCACAGCGCGAACAATTAAATGCCGATTATCAGGTTTACGAAAAAGAGCTGTTCGACTTACGTGAGCAGGCACAGCGCGACGCGTTAGTGGTTAAAGACTTTCGTGGCGAAGACGTCAAAGTGCCAATGTACCGGGTGTTGGACGTTAACTTCCCAAACGACATGGGCTTTTTCGCCAAGCTGGGGCACTTTTTCCAGCAAATTGGCAAGTTTGTGAGTGAAGATCCACGTGAAGCTAACACCGAAGGCGGTGTATTCCCTGCTATTTTCGGTACCGTCTTTATGGTGCTGCTAATGTCCATTATTGTCACGCCGTTTGGTGTTGTGGCAGCGGTTTACCTGCACGAATATGCAGGAAAGAACCCAGTCACCAAGCTCATTCGCATTGCGGTTATTAACCTGGCGGGTGTACCGTCGATTGTTTACGGGGTGTTTGGCCTTGGCTTCTTCGTATACATGGTCGGTGGCAGTTTGGACCAAATTTTCTATCCGGAAGCGCTGCCGAACCCAACCTTTGGGACGCCGGGTGTGTTGTGGTCGGCGGTTACCTTGGCAATTTTGACATTGCCGGTAGTTATCGTCTCAACCGAAGAAGGTTTGTCACGTATTCCGTCGTCGTTGCGAGAAGGCAGCTTGTCGCTAGGCGCCACTAAGTGGGAAACCATTTGGCGTATTGTTTTGCCGATGGCGTCACCGGCTATTATGACGGGGCTTATTTTGGCTGTTGCACGAGCCGCGGGTGAAGTCGCACCGCTCATGCTGGTGGGTGTGGTGAAGTCGGCGCCGATGCTGCCGGTTGATGGCAACTTCCCGTACTTACATTTAGACCGTAAGTTTATGCACTTAGGCTTTCATATTTACGACGTTGGCTTCCAAAGCCCGAACGTTGAAGCGGCACGGCCGCTGGTTTACGCCACCTCATTTTTACTGATTACCGTCATTGTGGGTCTGAACCTGACGGCCATTGGTGTGCGTAACCATTTACGTGAAAAATACCGCTCACTTGAGCACTAA
- the phoU gene encoding phosphate signaling complex protein PhoU, with translation MDKMNMSKHISGKFNEELEAVRNRVLSMGGMVEQQISDALEAIQKGNVELAEKVLSSDHKINKLEVQIDEECVHIIAKRQPAASDLRLVIAIIKTIADLERIGDEAERIAKVAKESFNKDQQQLLVSLENLGQHILSMLRKVLDAFARMDLEAAYDVHQQDEQADRQYEALTRQLMTYMMEDSRSIPKIMDVLWSARSLERMGDRCQNIAEYIIFFVKGKDVRHVSPESMERTVLGKKAD, from the coding sequence ATGGATAAAATGAACATGAGTAAGCACATTTCCGGTAAGTTCAATGAAGAGCTTGAGGCTGTGCGTAACCGGGTATTGAGCATGGGCGGAATGGTCGAGCAGCAAATAAGCGATGCGCTGGAAGCCATTCAAAAAGGCAACGTTGAGCTGGCAGAAAAAGTCCTGAGCAGTGACCACAAAATTAATAAGCTGGAAGTGCAGATTGATGAAGAGTGTGTGCACATTATTGCGAAACGTCAGCCGGCAGCCAGTGACTTACGTTTGGTCATTGCTATTATCAAAACCATTGCCGACTTAGAGCGCATTGGTGACGAAGCGGAGCGTATTGCCAAAGTAGCAAAAGAGAGCTTCAACAAAGATCAGCAGCAGTTGTTAGTGAGTCTGGAGAACTTAGGTCAGCACATTCTCAGCATGCTGCGCAAAGTGCTCGATGCCTTTGCACGTATGGACCTGGAAGCGGCCTACGACGTACACCAACAGGACGAGCAGGCCGACCGCCAGTACGAAGCACTGACGCGTCAGCTAATGACTTACATGATGGAAGACTCACGCTCGATACCGAAGATTATGGATGTACTGTGGTCAGCGCGTTCATTAGAGCGCATGGGTGACCGTTGTCAGAACATTGCCGAGTACATTATCTTCTTTGTAAAAGGCAAAGACGTGCGCCATGTCTCACCGGAGAGCATGGAACGCACGGTTTTGGGGAAAAAAGCTGACTAA
- a CDS encoding AEC family transporter, with the protein MTNLAVLGFYLLIGFILKRSGKCPDNTAEVLNLYVIYAALPGVIFSKVPGLEFSTDLLIPVITPWVLLTFSAVFIFLIGRALKWRKEIIGALLVCVPLGNTSFFGFPMIEAFYGSDAIAYGLLYDQFGSFFGLAIYSTVIIALYKDQNETPTITGVLKKIVTFPPFIALVLALLTKNLNYPDVFQRLIESLAVTLVPVIMIAVGFQLKFRLPKGSKTPLAIGLLTKLVLMPAVAMLLLFSFGFDNTLIQVTVFEAAMPPMITAGAVAIMAGLAPRLSAAMVGYGILLAFITLPLTYELMQYLA; encoded by the coding sequence ATGACCAACCTGGCGGTACTTGGCTTTTACCTACTTATTGGTTTTATTCTAAAACGCTCCGGGAAGTGCCCCGACAACACGGCCGAAGTTCTCAATTTATACGTTATTTATGCCGCGCTACCCGGCGTTATTTTCAGCAAAGTACCAGGCCTTGAATTTTCCACTGACTTACTTATTCCGGTTATTACTCCCTGGGTACTTCTTACGTTCAGCGCAGTGTTTATCTTCCTTATTGGCAGGGCACTGAAATGGCGCAAAGAAATTATCGGCGCCCTGTTAGTTTGTGTTCCTTTAGGGAATACTTCTTTCTTCGGTTTTCCGATGATAGAAGCTTTTTACGGCAGTGACGCGATAGCCTATGGCTTGCTCTATGACCAATTTGGCTCTTTCTTCGGTTTAGCTATTTACTCAACCGTTATTATTGCGCTTTACAAAGACCAGAACGAGACGCCAACCATAACAGGCGTATTGAAAAAAATTGTGACGTTCCCGCCATTTATTGCGTTAGTGCTGGCGCTCTTGACCAAAAACCTGAATTATCCTGATGTTTTTCAGCGCTTGATTGAGTCATTAGCCGTTACGCTAGTGCCGGTCATTATGATAGCCGTGGGTTTTCAGCTGAAGTTCCGTTTACCCAAGGGCAGTAAAACACCATTGGCCATTGGCTTGTTAACCAAGCTGGTACTCATGCCGGCAGTTGCTATGTTACTGCTGTTCAGTTTTGGGTTTGATAACACATTGATTCAGGTCACCGTTTTTGAAGCTGCCATGCCACCAATGATAACCGCAGGAGCGGTCGCTATTATGGCCGGGTTAGCACCGCGGCTGTCAGCTGCTATGGTCGGTTATGGCATATTGTTGGCTTTTATCACGCTGCCGTTAACCTATGAATTAATGCAGTATTTGGCCTAA